From Drosophila nasuta strain 15112-1781.00 chromosome X, ASM2355853v1, whole genome shotgun sequence, one genomic window encodes:
- the LOC132795302 gene encoding N-acetylglucosamine-6-phosphate deacetylase — protein MEQQLLQFINCRLVRNHQLVHDDLWVRDGKIINPEPVFFDEQTKAHRRIDCKGAIIAPGYIDVQINGGYGVDFSYDKDTTEAGVTKVARGLVASGVTSFCPTLVTSPNDSYHSILPRMPTLIEGGAGVLGVHVEGPFINPQKKGAHPENCIQTIDKGMATLREVYGSLKRIKIITLAPEQVRDPSVIRDLVEAGITVSLGHSMGTLSDGERAVRHGATLITHLFNAMLPFHHRDPGLVGLLASDAIPAGKTIYFGIISDGVHTHPAALRIAYRTHREGLVLVTDAISALGLEEGVHHIGQLPLQVKQGKAFIAGTETLCGSIAPMDECVRIFHKATDCSQVYAIEAASLHPAKCLGIERQKGTLDFDSDADFILLDDELQLLSTWIAGVCVHSK, from the exons ATGGAACAACAATTGCTGCAGTTCATCAATTGCCGCCTGGTGCGGAATCATCAGCTGGTCCACGACGATCTGTGGGTACGTGATGGCAAAATCATCAATCCGGAGCCTGTGTTCTTTGACGAACAGACGAAGGCACATCGGCGTATTGACTGCAAAGGCGCCATCATTGCTCCAGGCTACATCGATGTGCAGATAAACG GTGGCTATGGCGTGGACTTCTCCTATGACAAAGACACAACCGAAGCGGGCGTAACGAAAGTGGCACGCGGTCTCGTCGCCAGCGGCGTCACCTCGTTCTGCCCCACACTGGTGACGTCACCCAATGACAGTTACCACAGCATACTGCCCCGCATGCCAACGCTAATTGAGGGCGGCGCCGGCGTTCTGGGCGTCCACGTCGAGGGTCCGTTCATCAATCCCCAGAAGAAGGGCGCGCATCCCGAGAACTGCATACAGACCATCGACAAG GGCATGGCGACACTTCGCGAGGTTTATGGCAGCCTGAAACGCATCAAGATCATCACGCTGGCGCCGGAGCAAGTGCGCGATCCGAGCGTCATTCGGGACCTCGTCGAGGCGGGCATCACCGTCTCCTTAGGCCACTCGATGGGCACTCTGAGCGATGGCGAACGCGCTGTGCGCCATGGCGCCACACTGATCACACATCTCTTCAATGCCATGCTGCCCTTCCATCATCGTGATCCCGGACTGGTGGGACTCCTGGCTTCGGATGCCATACCAGCGGGCAAGACGATCTACTTTGGCATCATCTCCGATGGCGTCCACACGCATCCGGCTGCCTTACGCATTGCGTATCGGACACATCGCGAGGGTCTTGTACTCGTGACGGATGCCATCTCCGCTCTGGGATTGGAGGAGGGAGTGCATCACATTGGCCAGCTGCCGCTGCAGGTGAAGCAGGGCAAAGCGTTCATTGCGGGCACCGAAACACTTTGTGGCAGCATTGCGCCCATGGACGAGTGTGTGCGCATCTTCCACAAAGCAACTG ACTGCTCCCAGGTGTATGCGATTGAGGCCGCCTCGCTGCATCCGGCCAAGTGTTTGGGCATCGAGCGACAGAAAGGAACTCTCGACTTTGACTCGGATGCCGACTTCATTCTGCTGGACGATGAATTGCAGTTGCTCTCCACCTGGATTGCCGGTGTTTGCGTCCATTCCAAATGA
- the LOC132795578 gene encoding thioredoxin, mitochondrial, giving the protein MLKIAAEGIAPRLAACCLINSSAQSSCQRVAPQAAKATQKYLSQSQMLHKKLVIKDHYEFDQKVINSDNPVIVNFHAEWCDPCKILTPKMLELLENSTEIDLAVIDVEDNLDLVETFEVKAVPAVLAFRNGVVVDKFIGLVDANSIETLIDKLKRKQQQKQ; this is encoded by the exons ATGCTGAAAATTGCAGCTGAGGGCATCGCACCACGCTTGGCGGCCTGTTGCCTTATCAACTCCAGCGCCCAGAGCAGCTGTCAGCGAGTGGCGCCCCAAGCGGCCAAAGCCACCCAAAAGTATCTGTCACAGTCGCAGATGCTCCACAAGAAGCTGGTCATCAAGGATCACTACGAGTTTGATCAGAAG GTGATCAACAGCGACAATCCGGTGATTGTGAATTTCCATGCGGAATGGTGCGATCCCTGCAAGATACTCACACCAAAGATGCTCGAGCTGCTCGAGAATTCGACTGAGATCGATTTGGCCGTCATCGATGTGGAGGACAATCTCGATCTGGTCGAAACGTTTGAGGTCAAAGCGGTGCCCGCCGTTCTCGCCTTTCGCAACGGTGTCGTCGTGGACAAGTTCATCGGTCTGGTGGATGCCAACAGCATAGAGACGTTGATCGACAAGCTGAAGcgcaagcaacagcagaagcaataG
- the LOC132795305 gene encoding ras-related protein Rab-10 translates to MAKKTYDLLFKLLLIGDSGVGKTCILFRFSDDAFTSTFISTIGIDFKIKTVELRGKKIKLQIWDTAGQERFHTITTSYYRGAMGIMLVYDITNEKSFENIVKWLRNIDEHANEDVEKMILGNKCDMSDKRVVSKERGEAIAREHGIRFMETSAKSNTNIEGAFCELAEAILDKTSGRESAENTERVVIDRGNGDKAPGYNKCCA, encoded by the exons ATGGCAAAGAAAACTTACGATTTGCTTTTTAAACTCTTATTAATTGGAGATTCGGGCGTTGGAAAAACCTGTATACTCTTCCGATTCTCGGATGATGCCTTCACATCCACATTTATATCAACCATAG GaattgatttcaaaatcaaaacagtcgAACTCAGGGGCAAAAAGATCAAACTACAAATATGGGACACTGCCGGCCAGGAGAGATTTCACACAATCACCACATCCTATTATCGTGGCGCAATGGGGATAATGCTCGTCTATGACATAACGAATGAGAAAAGTTTCGAGAATATCGTTAAATGGCTGCGGAATATAGACGAG CATGCAAATGAGGATGTGGAGAAGATGATATTGGGCAACAAGTGCGATATGTCGGACAAGCGAGTGGTCAGCAAAGAGCGCGGCGAAGCG ATTGCACGGGAACATGGCATTCGGTTTATGGAAACATCCGCcaaatcaaatacaaacatCGAGGGCGCATTTTGTGAGCTTGCCGAGGCCATATTAGATAAAACATCTGGACGCGAATCGGCCGAGAATACCGAGCGTGTCGTCATTGATCGCGGCAATGGCGACAAGGCGCCGGGCTACAACAAGTGTTGTGCGTAA
- the LOC132795531 gene encoding uncharacterized protein LOC132795531 gives MMNVSEIYASYLESTMIGVQREEANLYVVRALRHVIQDVFAQLSPTLVIMAATRSSMLDTWFQHVIGVLLSTWSDGTVQMLRANGTQSVHVPGRKYCNLLLVDSYESLLDTRIAEDNAGYDDHEYYFIFLQTRDQYIERERQLILQYCLAHYWLNCNVMVQTAQVEVLVYSYYPYREQRCQLAEAQLVNRFDGQRMINAPMFPNKLRQLSQCPLTLLLWHMPPYVELSPGRTAGGFEMQLVQHLAQRLNFSLVLHKLHLLRVDQYKLAMANGSINGPIELIMQQRVNMSIGYFRKTARRDQLMTSTPAHYYAPLVAVVESDNFRFGRLAWLTFPFQWPVWQTLLAALLLHWSVYVWHWRRLGLQVVELLLGVAVPRLPRCWLQRVVYAHWLLGSIPLRIVYQSLLFHFMRLQLFETLPSSFEQLLSSNFRAFCTSNTLQMLREMPQVDRHYDSFTGLTTSYDQNVLDALQHNRSIDRRSFAIAGLDVTKAHLRDTGQEENYHILTQYVNVQQVVIYMPKHTYFYSEFTNLIRRLDASGFIDFWRRATFAESVHRNQRRENNEEELQQQEHRRRIHETQLTAIYGVMGSLYAIAALIFCLELLIHRLFKKT, from the exons ATGATGAATGTGAGCGAAATCTATGCCAGCTACTTGGAGAGCACCATGATTGGAGTCCAGCGGGAGGAGGCGAATCTGTATGTGGTGCGTGCGCTGCGTCACGTCATCCAGGATGTGTTCGCCCAACTGAGTCCAACATTGGTGATAATGGCAGCCACACGCTCCAGCATGCTGGACACTTGGTTCCAGCATGTGATTGGCGTCTTGTTGAGCACATGGAGCGATGGCACCGTCCAAATGCTGCGCGCAAATGGCACTCAGAGTGTCCATGTGCCTGGACGCAAGTACTGCAATCTGTTGCTTGTCGACTCCTACGAGAGTTTACT TGATACACGCATTGCGGAGGACAATGCGGGCTACGATGATCACGAGTATTATTTCATCTTTCTGCAGACACGCGATCAATACATCGAACGCGAGCGGCAGCTGATCCTGCAATACTGTCTGGCACATTATTGGCTCAACTGCAACGTGATGGTACAGACGGCACAGGTGGAGGTGCTCGTCTATAGCTATTATCCGTATCGGGAGCAGCGTTGTCAGCTGGCCGAGGCGCAGCTAGTGAATCGCTTCGATGGTCAGCGCATGATCAATGCTCCCATGTTTCCCAACAAGCTGCGACAACTCTCACAATGTCCGCTCacgctgctgttgtggcacATGCCACCGTATGTGGAGCTCAGTCCTGGACGCACTGCCGGCGGCTTTGAGATGCAATTGGTGCAACATTTGGCGCAGCGTCTCAACTTTAGTCTCGTGCTGCACAAGCTGCATCTGCTGCGAGTGGATCAGTACAAACTGGCCATGGCCAATGGCAGCATTAATGGACCAATTGAATTA ATAATGCAGCAACGCGTCAACATGAGCATTGGCTATTTCCGTAAGACAGCGCGACGGGATCAACTGATGACCTCGACGCCAGCTCACTATTATGCTCCTCTGGTGGCCGTTGTGGAGAGCGACAACTTTCGCTTTGGCCGCCTTGCCTGGCTCACGTTCCCCTTTCAGTGGCCGGTGTGGCAAACGCTGCTCGCCGCCTTGTTGCTGCATTGGAGCGTCTATGTGTGGCACTGGCGACGCTTGGGATTGCAGGTGgtggagctgctgctgggcgTGGCAGTGCCGCGCCTCCCACGCTGCTGGCTGCAGCGTGTTGTCTACGCGCATTGGCTGCTGGGCAGCATTCCGCTGCGCATCGTTTATCAGTCGCTGTTGTTTCACTTTATGCGTCTGCAATTGTTCGAGACGCTGCCCAGCTCGTTTGAGCAGCTGCTGTCGTCCAACTTTCGTGCGTTTTGCACCTCGAACACGCTGCAAATGCTCCGTGAGATGCCGCAAGTGGATCGCCACTATGACAGCTTCACGGGCTTGACTACGTCGTATGATCAAAATGTCCTCGATGCACTGCAGCACAATCGCAGCATCGACAGGCGTTCGTTTGCTATTGCTGGACTGGATGTGACCAAAGCGCATCTGCGTGACACGGGCCAAGAGGAGAACTATCACATATTGACGCAGTACGTCAATGTCCAGCAGGTGGTCATCTATATGCCCAAGCATACGTATTTCTATTCGGAATTTACGAATTTAATACGTCGACTTGATGCCAGTGGGTTCATTGACTTTTGGCGGCGAGCCACCTTTGCTGAGTCCGTGCATCGCAACCAAAGGCGGGAGAACAACGAGGAGgaactgcagcagcaggagcacaGGCGACGCATTCACGAAACCCAGCTAACTGCTATTTATGGTGTAATGGGCAGTTTGTACGCTATTGCAGCGTTGATTTTCTGCCTGGAACTACTGATCCATCGACTATTCAAGAAGACATAG